The following proteins come from a genomic window of Pocillopora verrucosa isolate sample1 chromosome 6, ASM3666991v2, whole genome shotgun sequence:
- the LOC136281501 gene encoding uncharacterized protein, giving the protein MGNNKSRMTSDYPSNMIFHVKKISSTFLGREITKRCGNEGQHNDLEEKDKTTLKFLQAAISYISVATNMGADLSNAAFIFSQPGKEFVIQAGNGDWEFFFSEDLKNIIHGHCVRKASRGFWKSCSSRNRTANRDGRAAPERINGLLALPSAA; this is encoded by the exons ATGGGAAATAACAAGTCGAGAATGACATCG GATTACCCAAGTAACATGATCTTCCACGTTAAGAAGATTTCGTCGACGTTCCTTGGAAGAGAGATCACCAAACGATGTGGAAACGAAGGACAGCATAACGATCTCGAGGAAAAGGACAAAACAACCTTGAAATTTTTGCAAGCTGCCATCTCGTATATCTCAGTGGCAACCAACATGGGAGCAGATCTTTCAAATGCTGCATTCATTTTTTCACAACCAGGAAAAGAGTTTGTTATTCAGGCTGGAAATGGTGACTGggagttctttttttcagaagatcTAAAAAACATAATTCATGGCCACTGTGTTCGTAAGGCTTCCCGAGGTTTCTGGAAGAGCTGCTCTTCCAGAAACAGAACAGCCAATCGAGACGGTAGAGCAGCACCAGAACGAATAAATGGTTTGCTGGCCCTGCCGTCTGCTGCCTAG